A genomic stretch from Nocardia wallacei includes:
- the map gene encoding type I methionyl aminopeptidase, giving the protein MSVRTRQPLVPGTQSPIREVPRSIERPEYAWKKTVNEGREPWVQTPETIEKMRLAGKLAAQALQEAGKAVAPGVTTDELDRIVHEYLCDHGAYPSTLGYKGFPKSCCTSLNEVICHGIPDSTVIEDGDIVNIDVTAYIDGVHGDTNATFLAGDVDEEARLLVERTREATMRAIKAVRPGRALNVIGRVIESYANRFGYGVVRDFTGHGVGPTFHSGLVILHYDQPAIESVIEPGMTFTIEPMINLGGIDYEIWNDGWTVVTKDRKWTAQFEHTLVVTDEGAEILTLP; this is encoded by the coding sequence ATGTCTGTCCGTACTCGCCAGCCACTCGTCCCCGGAACCCAGTCGCCGATCCGTGAGGTCCCGCGCTCGATCGAGCGTCCGGAGTACGCGTGGAAGAAGACCGTCAACGAGGGCCGCGAACCCTGGGTGCAGACACCGGAGACGATCGAGAAGATGCGGCTGGCCGGGAAGCTGGCCGCGCAGGCGCTGCAGGAGGCCGGTAAGGCGGTCGCGCCGGGCGTCACCACCGACGAACTGGACCGGATCGTGCACGAATACCTGTGCGACCACGGCGCCTATCCCTCGACGCTGGGCTACAAGGGTTTCCCGAAGTCGTGCTGCACCTCTCTGAACGAGGTGATCTGCCACGGCATCCCGGATTCGACGGTGATCGAGGACGGCGACATCGTCAATATCGACGTCACGGCCTACATCGACGGCGTGCACGGCGACACCAACGCCACCTTCCTGGCCGGTGACGTGGACGAGGAGGCGCGGCTGCTGGTCGAGCGCACCCGGGAGGCCACCATGCGGGCCATCAAGGCGGTGCGGCCGGGCCGGGCGCTGAACGTGATCGGCCGGGTCATCGAGTCCTACGCCAACCGTTTCGGCTACGGCGTGGTGCGCGACTTCACCGGCCACGGCGTCGGCCCGACCTTCCACAGCGGCCTGGTCATCCTGCACTACGACCAGCCGGCCATCGAATCGGTCATCGAGCCGGGCATGACCTTCACGATCGAGCCGATGATCAACCTGGGCGGCATCGACTACGAGATCTGGAACGACGGCTGGACCGTGGTGACCAAGGACCGCAAGTGGACCGCTCAGTTCGAGCACACCCTGGTCGTGACGGACGAAGGCGCCGAGATCCTCACCCTCCCGTGA
- a CDS encoding phosphonatase-like hydrolase — MSHNDIELAVLDMAGTTVADGGLVLRAFDAAATAAGIPATGPEREAARRYVVDTMGRSKITVFRALLGDEDRAQLANRAFEAAYDEFAADATPIPGAAEAMTRLRAAGIKVALTTGFSRGTQDRLLDALGWHDIADLTLSPAQAGRGRPYPDLVLTAVLRLRIDAVDRVAVLGDTASDIGTGLAAGARIVAGTLTGAHDHAQLSAAGATHVLPSVVQFADLLLLP, encoded by the coding sequence TTGTCGCACAACGATATCGAGCTGGCCGTCCTCGACATGGCTGGGACCACCGTGGCCGACGGCGGGCTGGTGCTGCGCGCCTTCGACGCCGCCGCCACCGCCGCCGGGATCCCCGCGACGGGCCCCGAACGCGAGGCCGCCCGCCGGTACGTGGTCGACACCATGGGCCGGTCGAAGATCACCGTGTTCCGCGCCCTGCTCGGCGACGAGGACCGCGCGCAGCTGGCGAACCGGGCCTTCGAAGCCGCCTACGACGAGTTCGCCGCTGATGCGACGCCGATTCCCGGTGCGGCCGAGGCGATGACGCGGCTGCGGGCGGCCGGGATCAAGGTGGCGCTGACGACCGGTTTCAGTCGCGGCACCCAGGACCGGCTGCTGGACGCGCTGGGCTGGCACGACATCGCCGACCTGACACTGTCCCCGGCGCAGGCCGGGCGGGGCCGGCCCTATCCGGATCTGGTGCTCACCGCCGTGCTCCGACTGCGCATCGACGCGGTGGATCGCGTCGCGGTGCTGGGCGATACGGCCAGCGACATCGGCACCGGTCTGGCAGCGGGCGCCCGCATCGTCGCGGGGACGCTCACCGGCGCCCACGATCACGCACAGTTGTCGGCCGCGGGCGCGACCCATGTGCTGCCGTCCGTGGTGCAGTTCGCGGATCTGCTACTTCTGCCCTGA
- a CDS encoding GntR family transcriptional regulator gives MSAASADSGARLPKAYRVRTQIERIIGELDEGDPVPSERELAARFEVARETVRQALRDLLVEGRIRRQGRGTVVSRPKLVQPLSLRSYTEAALSLGRQPGRVLVGWDDVPADAETADALGVGVGATVMHLERVLLADGEKIGLESTYLTVERFGGLRGSYDPTTSLYAAIRAAGVVFGAARERIETVLASPREAALLECTTALPMILLHRRTVDADGRAIERVRALYRGDRIAFEAQLRE, from the coding sequence ATGTCCGCCGCGAGTGCGGATTCGGGCGCCCGGCTGCCCAAGGCCTACCGCGTGCGCACGCAGATCGAGCGCATCATCGGGGAACTCGACGAGGGTGATCCGGTCCCGTCCGAGCGCGAGCTGGCCGCCCGGTTCGAGGTCGCGCGCGAGACGGTCCGCCAGGCGTTGCGAGACCTGTTGGTGGAGGGGCGGATTCGGCGGCAGGGTCGCGGCACCGTCGTCTCGCGGCCGAAGCTGGTGCAGCCGCTGTCGCTGCGCTCCTACACCGAGGCGGCGCTGAGTCTGGGGCGGCAGCCGGGGCGCGTGCTGGTCGGCTGGGACGACGTTCCGGCCGACGCCGAGACCGCCGATGCGCTGGGCGTCGGAGTGGGCGCCACGGTCATGCACCTGGAGCGCGTGCTGCTGGCCGACGGCGAGAAGATCGGTCTGGAGAGCACCTATCTCACGGTGGAGCGGTTCGGCGGGCTGCGAGGTTCCTACGACCCGACCACCTCGCTGTACGCGGCCATCCGCGCCGCCGGTGTCGTCTTCGGCGCGGCGCGCGAGCGCATCGAAACCGTGCTCGCCTCGCCCCGCGAGGCCGCTCTGCTGGAGTGCACCACCGCGCTGCCGATGATTCTGCTGCACCGCCGCACCGTCGACGCCGACGGCCGCGCCATAGAACGCGTCCGCGCGCTCTACCGAGGCGACCGCATCGCGTTCGAGGCCCAGTTACGGGAGTGA
- a CDS encoding ABC transporter permease: MLIWTRRGRMLVLTVFALVVLVVFAAPIATVVAAALAGRWTGPLPAELGFGNFRQALSGEQAASLAVSLQTALLAGAAALLLGTWAALAAHEAPTWWRRTTDAIFHLPVAVPSVAIGLGVLITFNERPLLLGGTKWIVIVAHSVLVLSYAFSAVAAALDRLDPAYRQAAESLGAGPARVLTRITLPLLLPALGAAAGLAIALSMGELGATVMVYPATWKTLPVTIFAATDRGEVFDAAACTTLLVAVTLLALLVLGRLRGRAAVR; this comes from the coding sequence GTGCTGATCTGGACTCGACGCGGGCGCATGCTGGTGCTCACGGTGTTCGCGCTCGTCGTCCTGGTGGTGTTCGCCGCTCCGATCGCGACCGTGGTGGCGGCCGCGCTCGCGGGCCGCTGGACCGGCCCGCTCCCCGCGGAACTGGGTTTCGGGAATTTCCGGCAGGCGCTGTCCGGCGAGCAGGCGGCGAGCCTGGCGGTCAGTCTGCAGACGGCGCTGCTGGCGGGAGCGGCGGCGCTGCTGCTGGGTACCTGGGCCGCGCTCGCCGCGCACGAGGCGCCGACCTGGTGGCGGCGCACCACCGACGCGATCTTCCATCTGCCGGTGGCGGTTCCGTCGGTGGCGATCGGCCTGGGCGTGCTGATCACCTTCAACGAGCGCCCGCTGCTGCTGGGTGGCACCAAATGGATTGTGATCGTGGCGCATTCGGTGCTGGTGCTGTCCTACGCGTTCAGCGCGGTCGCCGCGGCGCTCGACCGGCTCGATCCCGCCTACCGCCAAGCGGCCGAATCACTGGGCGCCGGCCCGGCCCGAGTCCTGACTCGCATCACGCTGCCGCTGCTACTCCCCGCGCTCGGCGCCGCGGCGGGCCTGGCGATCGCGCTGTCGATGGGCGAGCTGGGCGCGACCGTCATGGTCTACCCCGCGACGTGGAAGACGTTGCCCGTCACCATCTTCGCCGCCACCGACCGCGGCGAGGTGTTCGACGCGGCCGCCTGCACCACGCTGCTCGTCGCGGTCACGCTGCTGGCGCTGCTGGTGCTGGGGCGACTGCGGGGACGCGCCGCGGTGCGCTGA
- a CDS encoding alpha/beta hydrolase, producing METRRIAVGDRAWTVRVGGPQSRHTVLLLPDAGDPVDVYDRVCARLHTSDLRTIAVETLDDLDQTGVYAILDDLGVPWTNLVGAGAGADLAWQLSARGFGRFIGLVVAGRAHPAVPAAGGATDAACPAVELPTTVIATKDLPRSAADASGRFVFGEFRVTQVDVAHVATEADQELATEIVLRSGLW from the coding sequence ATGGAAACTCGGCGGATCGCGGTCGGGGACCGCGCGTGGACCGTGCGAGTCGGTGGACCGCAATCACGGCACACCGTACTGCTGCTGCCCGACGCGGGTGACCCGGTCGACGTGTACGACCGGGTGTGCGCCCGCCTGCACACCTCCGACCTGCGTACGATCGCGGTGGAAACCCTCGACGACCTGGACCAGACCGGGGTCTACGCCATCCTCGACGACCTCGGGGTGCCGTGGACGAACCTGGTCGGCGCCGGGGCGGGCGCCGACCTCGCGTGGCAACTCAGCGCCCGCGGCTTCGGCCGGTTCATCGGACTCGTCGTCGCCGGTCGGGCGCACCCGGCCGTACCTGCCGCCGGGGGCGCGACCGATGCCGCCTGCCCGGCCGTGGAACTACCCACCACCGTGATCGCTACCAAGGACCTGCCGCGCTCGGCCGCCGACGCCAGCGGACGGTTCGTGTTCGGCGAGTTCCGCGTCACCCAGGTGGACGTCGCGCACGTCGCCACCGAGGCCGATCAGGAACTGGCGACGGAGATCGTGCTGCGCAGCGGCCTGTGGTGA
- a CDS encoding cobyric acid synthase gives MNGALLVAGTTSDAGKSVVVAGICRMLARRGVRVAPFKAQNMSNNSVVTLDGGEIGRAQALQARACGLEPSVRFNPVLLKPGSDRRSQLVVRGKAVDTVGAADYFRHRQRLSGVVADELAALRADFDVVICEGAGSPAEINLRATDLANMGLARAANLPVLLVGDIDRGGVLAHLFGTVAILEPEDQQLISGFIVNKFRGDVELLRPGIDQLAALTGRPTLGVLPFAEELWLDAEDSLGTVADAPVGRPNPPVGTQWLTVAAIRFPRISNSTDIEALACEPGVAVRWVGDPSRLADADLVVLPGSKSTVSDLEWLRRTGIADALVARARVGGPILGICGGYQMLGRRISDEVESAAGEVPGLGLLDLEIEFADPKVLRRTTGSVSGKDRIPVRGYEIHHGRVSRTGDPAWLELADGNPEGSASGAIWGTHLHGLLESDEFRRSWLRTVAERAGRAGFVVAQDVSVADVRTAQLDLLADLIEKHLDLDHLERLLTTGAPPGLPTLTVSGRTERRSAAPP, from the coding sequence GTGAATGGGGCGCTGCTGGTCGCGGGTACCACCTCGGACGCCGGGAAAAGCGTTGTCGTAGCCGGGATCTGCCGCATGCTGGCGCGGCGGGGCGTGCGGGTGGCGCCGTTCAAGGCGCAGAACATGTCGAACAACTCGGTGGTGACCCTGGACGGCGGGGAGATCGGCCGGGCGCAGGCGCTGCAGGCGCGGGCGTGCGGGCTGGAGCCGAGCGTACGGTTCAATCCGGTGCTGTTGAAGCCGGGTAGCGATCGGCGGTCGCAACTGGTCGTGCGCGGCAAGGCGGTCGATACCGTGGGCGCCGCGGACTACTTCCGGCACCGGCAGCGGCTCAGCGGGGTGGTGGCCGACGAATTGGCCGCGCTGCGAGCCGATTTCGATGTCGTGATCTGCGAAGGGGCGGGATCGCCCGCCGAGATCAACCTGCGCGCCACCGATCTGGCCAATATGGGCCTGGCTCGCGCGGCGAATCTGCCGGTACTGCTGGTCGGCGACATCGACCGCGGCGGCGTGCTGGCGCATCTGTTCGGCACCGTCGCGATTCTCGAACCCGAAGACCAGCAACTCATCTCGGGTTTCATCGTGAACAAGTTCCGCGGCGACGTCGAGCTGCTGCGGCCGGGCATAGACCAGCTGGCCGCGCTCACCGGGCGTCCGACCCTGGGCGTGCTGCCCTTTGCCGAAGAACTCTGGCTCGACGCCGAGGACTCGCTCGGTACCGTCGCCGACGCCCCGGTCGGGCGGCCGAATCCGCCGGTCGGGACGCAATGGCTCACCGTCGCCGCGATCCGGTTTCCGCGCATCTCCAACTCCACCGACATCGAGGCCCTGGCGTGCGAGCCGGGCGTCGCGGTGCGCTGGGTGGGTGACCCCTCCCGCCTCGCCGACGCCGACCTCGTGGTGCTCCCCGGCAGCAAGTCCACGGTGAGCGACCTGGAATGGTTGCGCCGCACCGGAATAGCCGACGCGCTGGTGGCCCGGGCGCGGGTGGGCGGCCCGATCCTGGGCATCTGCGGCGGCTACCAGATGCTCGGCCGCCGCATCAGCGACGAGGTGGAATCGGCGGCGGGTGAGGTGCCCGGCCTCGGTCTGCTGGACCTCGAGATCGAATTCGCCGACCCCAAGGTGCTGCGCCGCACGACCGGATCCGTGTCCGGGAAGGATCGAATCCCCGTGCGCGGCTATGAGATTCACCACGGCCGGGTAAGCCGCACCGGCGACCCCGCGTGGCTGGAACTCGCCGACGGTAACCCGGAGGGCAGCGCGAGCGGCGCGATCTGGGGCACCCATCTGCACGGCCTGCTGGAATCCGACGAGTTCCGCCGCTCCTGGTTACGCACGGTCGCCGAGCGCGCCGGTCGAGCGGGTTTCGTTGTCGCGCAGGATGTCTCGGTGGCCGACGTGCGCACCGCGCAGCTCGACCTGCTGGCCGATCTGATCGAGAAACATCTCGACCTCGACCACCTCGAGCGCCTCCTCACCACCGGCGCGCCGCCCGGCCTGCCGACGCTGACCGTCAGCGGCCGGACCGAACGCCGCAGCGCGGCACCGCCGTAG
- a CDS encoding DUF4254 domain-containing protein: protein MLRTARALAELHSRRAQVRDPLMMAEIDCRRGELVDDINDWVDQQVPQHRNGASLHTESLGAVVDRMARSWVDANQVIDREGPRSDNTHKHWYHLAELVDGYTDLVIDVAGGRRRLPEQ, encoded by the coding sequence CTGCTGCGCACCGCGCGCGCCCTGGCGGAGTTGCACAGCCGTCGTGCGCAGGTGCGTGATCCGCTCATGATGGCGGAGATCGACTGTCGGCGTGGAGAACTCGTCGACGACATCAACGACTGGGTGGATCAGCAGGTGCCGCAGCATCGCAACGGCGCCTCCCTGCACACCGAGAGCCTCGGCGCGGTGGTCGATCGGATGGCGCGAAGCTGGGTCGATGCCAACCAGGTGATCGACCGGGAGGGCCCGCGCAGCGACAACACCCATAAACACTGGTATCACCTGGCCGAACTGGTGGACGGTTACACCGATCTCGTCATCGACGTGGCCGGTGGCCGCCGCCGGTTGCCCGAGCAGTGA
- a CDS encoding 2-aminoethylphosphonate ABC transporter permease subunit: protein MSTSATLEPPVVEPEPDRAAARANWRQIGWTLPPVLIVVAMAVVPIVRVLAESTETPSGRGTAVWSRVLGSHVFRDALWRTVSIAVCSTAGCLVLGTFLAVVLAFVPFPGSGVVGRLIDTVLTLPSFLVTLAFTFLYGTAGAVNALIAEITGNRSAAVDFLTTPTGVILAEITYFTPFVVRPLLAAFAQLPREQLDVAASLGASPWRVLRQVVLPEAWPALAAGGSLVLLLTLNEFGIVLFTGAKGVITLPALIYTRGIVTFDLPGAAVLASVQVVLSLSLYLGYRLIFAWFTRFRTREG, encoded by the coding sequence ATGAGTACGTCAGCGACGCTCGAGCCACCGGTGGTCGAGCCCGAGCCGGATCGGGCTGCGGCGCGGGCGAATTGGCGGCAGATCGGCTGGACGCTGCCGCCGGTGCTGATCGTCGTCGCGATGGCCGTGGTGCCGATCGTCCGCGTGCTCGCGGAGTCCACCGAGACGCCCTCGGGCCGGGGCACGGCGGTGTGGTCGCGGGTGCTGGGATCGCACGTGTTCCGGGATGCGTTGTGGCGCACCGTGTCCATCGCGGTGTGTTCTACCGCGGGCTGCCTGGTGCTGGGCACCTTTCTGGCCGTGGTGCTGGCCTTCGTCCCGTTTCCGGGCTCGGGTGTGGTGGGCAGGCTGATCGATACCGTGCTCACGCTGCCGTCGTTCCTGGTCACGTTGGCGTTCACCTTCCTCTACGGCACGGCGGGCGCGGTCAACGCGCTCATCGCGGAGATCACCGGAAACCGCTCTGCCGCTGTCGATTTCCTGACCACGCCGACCGGCGTGATTCTCGCCGAGATCACCTACTTCACCCCGTTCGTGGTGCGCCCGCTGCTGGCGGCGTTCGCGCAACTCCCGCGCGAGCAACTGGACGTGGCCGCGAGCCTGGGCGCGTCACCGTGGCGGGTACTGCGGCAGGTGGTGTTACCGGAGGCGTGGCCGGCGCTGGCGGCGGGCGGCAGCCTGGTGTTGCTGCTGACGCTCAACGAGTTCGGCATCGTGCTGTTCACCGGCGCCAAGGGCGTCATCACCCTGCCCGCGCTGATCTACACCCGCGGCATCGTCACCTTCGACCTGCCGGGTGCGGCGGTGCTGGCCTCCGTGCAGGTGGTGCTGTCACTGTCGCTGTACCTCGGCTATCGGCTGATCTTCGCCTGGTTCACCAGGTTTCGGACTCGGGAGGGCTGA
- a CDS encoding TIGR03364 family FAD-dependent oxidoreductase, protein MRLVIIGGGILGTAHALAAIGRGHEVVQLERESEARGATVRNFGLVWVSGRSAHELAITLRSRRLWEEIGGKVPGVGFRPSGSLTLVRTDAELAVAEAAAADPTAEERGFELLEPDRVRALNPALRGKFLAGLHCSTDAAVESRQALPALRAYLDATGRYAFYAGAEARAISGDAVVDDRGRRFAADLVLVCPGAAHGGLTRELAGDLPVRRVRLQMMQTAPLGEQLTTAIADGDSFRYYPAFAGPQLARLNREQSQTFTAARHRMQLLCVQRLHGGLTIGDTHEYDEPFAFDVDEAPYEHLTSVTEELLGRKLPPVVRRWAGVYSQSIDPNAIVTRARAAENVWVITGPGGRGMTLGPALGEETADLLHL, encoded by the coding sequence ATGCGATTGGTCATCATCGGCGGCGGCATCCTGGGCACCGCGCACGCCCTGGCCGCCATCGGCCGCGGGCACGAGGTCGTGCAACTCGAGCGCGAGAGCGAGGCCCGCGGGGCGACGGTCCGCAACTTCGGCCTGGTCTGGGTGTCCGGCCGCAGCGCACACGAGCTGGCGATCACGCTGCGATCGCGCCGGTTGTGGGAGGAGATCGGCGGCAAGGTACCGGGCGTGGGATTCCGCCCCTCGGGTTCGCTGACGCTGGTCCGCACCGACGCCGAACTCGCGGTGGCCGAGGCCGCGGCGGCGGACCCGACCGCCGAGGAGCGCGGTTTCGAACTCCTCGAACCCGACCGGGTGCGCGCCCTCAACCCCGCCTTGCGCGGCAAATTCCTTGCCGGACTGCACTGTTCGACCGATGCCGCGGTCGAGTCCCGCCAGGCGCTCCCCGCCCTGCGGGCCTACCTGGACGCCACCGGCCGCTACGCCTTCTACGCCGGCGCCGAGGCGCGCGCGATCTCCGGCGACGCCGTCGTCGACGACCGCGGCCGCCGTTTCGCCGCCGACCTGGTGCTGGTGTGCCCGGGCGCCGCGCACGGCGGGCTCACCCGGGAACTGGCCGGCGACCTCCCCGTCCGCCGGGTCCGGCTGCAGATGATGCAGACCGCGCCGCTGGGCGAACAGTTGACCACCGCGATCGCCGACGGCGACAGCTTCCGCTACTACCCCGCCTTCGCCGGACCCCAGCTCGCCCGGCTGAATCGGGAACAGTCCCAGACCTTCACCGCCGCCCGGCACCGGATGCAGCTGCTGTGCGTGCAGCGCCTGCACGGCGGGCTCACCATCGGCGACACCCACGAGTACGACGAGCCGTTCGCCTTCGACGTCGACGAGGCCCCGTACGAGCACCTCACCTCGGTCACCGAGGAACTGCTGGGCCGCAAACTGCCGCCGGTGGTGCGGCGCTGGGCCGGTGTCTACAGCCAGAGCATCGATCCGAACGCCATCGTCACGCGCGCCCGCGCCGCCGAGAACGTCTGGGTGATCACCGGGCCGGGCGGCCGCGGCATGACGCTCGGCCCGGCGCTCGGCGAGGAAACCGCCGACCTGCTGCACCTGTGA
- a CDS encoding 2-aminoethylphosphonate ABC transporter substrate-binding protein, protein MRISTPRRALDAVLFAAAVACSVTACGGTGTSSSDGTTVTVYSADGMGAWYRDRFAKFEERTGISVNLVEAGSGEMVNRVDKERSNPQADVLVTLPPFIQKANRSGLLQDSGVDTAAVPDTDKDPGGKYVTLAGNYLSFIANPSVDAALTWDDLLEPQFRGKLQYSTPGQAGDGTAVLILLQQLFGKQGALDYLAKLQANNVGPSASTGKLQPKVDNGELLIANGDVQMNLASIKEKGSRFTVFFPATADGKRSTVAVPYVMGMAKGAPHRDAARKLMEYLLSTEAQRTLGPDAMAFPARRDVPDVPPADGAVSPSALIRDVTVVRPDWNEVLEDLDGDIAAYQKATGS, encoded by the coding sequence GTGCGTATTTCGACACCGCGCCGCGCACTCGACGCAGTGCTGTTCGCCGCCGCCGTCGCCTGTTCGGTGACAGCGTGCGGCGGCACCGGAACCTCCTCCTCCGACGGCACCACCGTGACCGTCTATTCGGCAGACGGTATGGGTGCCTGGTACCGGGACCGATTCGCGAAATTCGAGGAACGGACCGGCATTTCGGTGAACCTGGTCGAGGCGGGCTCCGGCGAGATGGTCAACCGGGTGGACAAGGAGCGGTCCAACCCGCAGGCCGATGTACTCGTCACCCTGCCGCCGTTCATCCAGAAGGCGAACAGGTCCGGGCTGCTGCAGGACAGCGGCGTCGACACCGCCGCGGTGCCCGACACCGACAAGGACCCGGGCGGCAAGTACGTCACCCTGGCCGGAAACTACCTGTCCTTCATCGCCAACCCGTCCGTCGACGCCGCGCTCACCTGGGACGACCTGCTCGAACCGCAGTTCAGGGGCAAACTCCAGTACTCCACGCCCGGGCAGGCGGGCGACGGCACCGCGGTCCTGATCCTGCTACAGCAATTGTTCGGCAAGCAGGGCGCGCTGGACTACCTGGCCAAGCTGCAGGCCAACAATGTCGGGCCGTCCGCGTCCACCGGCAAACTGCAGCCGAAGGTCGACAACGGCGAGTTGCTGATCGCCAACGGCGACGTCCAGATGAACCTGGCCAGTATCAAGGAGAAGGGGTCGAGGTTCACCGTCTTCTTTCCCGCCACCGCCGACGGCAAGCGCAGCACGGTCGCGGTGCCGTACGTGATGGGTATGGCGAAGGGCGCGCCGCACCGGGACGCCGCGCGGAAACTGATGGAGTACCTACTCTCGACAGAGGCGCAGCGAACTCTCGGCCCCGACGCGATGGCCTTCCCGGCCCGCCGGGACGTCCCGGATGTACCGCCCGCCGACGGTGCTGTCTCGCCCTCCGCGCTGATCCGGGACGTGACCGTGGTGCGGCCCGACTGGAACGAGGTGCTCGAGGATTTGGACGGCGATATCGCGGCCTACCAGAAAGCCACCGGTAGCTGA
- a CDS encoding ABC transporter ATP-binding protein — protein MSAPTTSTGSATAAAAAEPAIVFDRVGVRYGRGRGSTVALAEFTLRVAAGETVALLGPSGSGKSTALKALAGFVRPTSGAVRLAGRDVTGLSPAARGIGVVVQSYALFPHMRVRDNVAFGLRAHRVPRGEIGARVTEALEMVGMAGYAGRLPRELSGGQQQRVAIARALAIRPRVLLLDEPLAALDAQLRQSMLAELQQLRKALPDTAMLYVTHDQAEALALADRIAVMRDARLVDVDTAENLWRRPPSSFTAAFLGGANLVPCRVNHVSGTAALVTAGTSTLRAEAPKPGVGQREWAPDAEVLLCVRPHTVRVSAAGQRPTPGTADRDALSAVVVSTVWRGSTTRLVLDVDGLPGELVADAPGHVETAVGAVVGVRLPDPAGVLIPAAVGAETGRAAVGSGI, from the coding sequence ATGTCCGCACCCACCACTTCGACCGGATCGGCGACCGCCGCGGCCGCCGCCGAGCCCGCGATCGTGTTCGACCGGGTCGGCGTCCGCTACGGCCGCGGGCGCGGATCGACCGTGGCGCTGGCCGAGTTCACCTTGCGCGTCGCCGCGGGCGAGACCGTGGCGCTGCTGGGGCCCAGCGGGTCCGGCAAGTCGACCGCGCTGAAGGCGCTGGCCGGTTTCGTCCGGCCGACCTCGGGTGCGGTACGCCTGGCGGGCCGCGACGTCACCGGCCTGTCCCCCGCCGCGCGCGGCATCGGTGTGGTGGTGCAGTCCTATGCGCTGTTCCCGCACATGCGAGTTCGGGACAATGTCGCCTTCGGGTTGCGGGCGCACCGGGTGCCGCGCGGCGAGATCGGCGCACGCGTGACCGAAGCGCTGGAGATGGTGGGGATGGCCGGGTATGCGGGTCGGCTCCCGCGCGAACTGTCCGGCGGGCAGCAGCAACGGGTGGCGATCGCGCGGGCGCTGGCCATCCGTCCCCGGGTGCTGCTGCTCGACGAACCGCTCGCCGCCCTCGACGCCCAACTGCGCCAGTCCATGCTGGCCGAGCTGCAACAGCTGCGAAAAGCATTGCCGGACACCGCGATGCTGTACGTCACTCACGACCAGGCCGAGGCGCTGGCGCTGGCCGACCGGATCGCGGTCATGCGCGACGCGCGGCTGGTCGATGTCGACACCGCCGAGAACCTGTGGCGCCGCCCGCCCAGCTCCTTCACCGCCGCCTTCCTGGGCGGGGCGAATCTGGTCCCGTGCCGGGTGAACCACGTGTCCGGCACGGCCGCGCTGGTGACGGCGGGCACGAGCACCTTGCGCGCGGAAGCTCCGAAACCGGGTGTGGGCCAGCGGGAATGGGCTCCGGACGCCGAAGTCCTGCTGTGCGTGCGGCCGCACACCGTGCGGGTCAGCGCGGCGGGTCAGCGGCCGACGCCGGGCACCGCCGACCGAGACGCGCTGTCGGCGGTTGTCGTCTCCACAGTGTGGCGCGGGTCCACCACGCGACTGGTACTCGATGTCGACGGCCTGCCGGGCGAGCTGGTCGCCGATGCGCCGGGGCATGTCGAGACCGCGGTGGGCGCGGTCGTCGGTGTACGGCTACCCGATCCGGCCGGGGTGCTCATCCCGGCCGCGGTCGGCGCCGAAACCGGCAGGGCCGCCGTGGGTTCCGGCATATGA